The DNA segment TCGCAACGAGCGACCCTCTCTTTCCTAAGGCGGATGACCTTTATTCATGCTCATTCTAAATAAATTGGGTGTCTCTCCTTAGCGACGTTGTTGATGGTTAGCCAACCCTTGTTATGCTCGCTACAATCCTAGATGAGCTGGGACGCTTTTCCCAAAAACGACCATCATTCGGAGCCACGAGAAAGCTGTAATGGAGAACACTTCGGAGAAAAAAAAACGCGATGGAGGTGACGAAGGGAGCGGCGGCAATCGCCGCGGTAACAACGCCCTGCTATTGATGCTGGTTTTTGCCACTGTCCTTGGCATCATGTACTTCAACCGTAGCGTCCAACGCGACTCAATCACTTACAGCTTTTTTCAGAGCGAGCTGGATCGTGGAAATATTGAATCGGTCGAAATTGGTACGACCTATATCTATGGGCAATTCAAAACGCCCCCTCCTCCCGAGAAGAAACCGGGAAAATCGGATCAGGATGCCAAATCAGATGATGGGACACCGACGAAGCTGCGGAAAGAGTTTGTCACCAACCGGCTTCCAGACGATGGTTCGCTTACCGAACTAAAGGCTGAGCTGAAGGAAAAAGGGGTGGTGGTCGATGCGATCCCCCCTGACAACACCATCGAAATCCTTTCGTTTTTGATGATCATTGGCTTGCCGCTGGCCATTATCGGTTTCTTTATCTACACACTCCGCCGCAGCCGTGGCGATATGATGGGGGGCGGATTCCTTTCAGGATTCAGCAAAAGTCCCGCGAAACGCTTCGAAATGTCCGAACAAGCAATCACGTTTAAGGACGTGGCGGGTTTGGAAGGAGTGAAAGCCGATTTGCAGGAAATCGTTGATTTCCTCAAAAGCCCTGAGAAATTTCAGAAGCTGGGCGGTCGCGTCCCCAAAGGAGTGCTCCTCAATGGGCCTCCGGGGACCGGAAAAACACTGCTCGCACGTGCTGTTGCCGGCGAAGCGGACGTCCCTTTCTTCTCCGTCAACGGTTCCGAATTCATCCAGATGTTTGTCGGTGTCGGTGCCAGTCGGGTACGCGACCTGTTCAAGACGGCAAAAGATGCCAGTCCGGCCATCATTTTTATTGACGAAATCGATGCGGTCGGTCGCCAACGTGGTGCCGGTTTGGGAGGCGGTCACGATGAACGTGAACAGACTCTCAACCAAATCCTTAGCGAAATGGACGGGTTTAGCCCCAGCCAAACCGTGATTGTCGTCGCGGCAACCAACCGCCCCGACGTCCTCGATCCGGCTCTCCTTCGTCCAGGTCGTTTCGATCGCCATGTGACCGTCGGCAGGCCAACGCTTAAAGGTCGCGAGGCGATCTTTAAGGTGCATGTTCGCGACGTCCCGTTGGCAGACGATGTCGATCTGCATCGCTTGGCCGCTGGAACCGTCGGACTTACCGGAGCCGATATTCGCAATATGGTCAACGAAGCCGCTCTCTGGGCAGCTCGTGAAAATAAGCAAACGGTTGATATGGCCGACTTTGAATATGCTCGAGACAAAATTCTGATGGGGGCCAAACGTGAAGAGGTCCTGCAGGAGTCGGAAAAAGAGAAAACGGCGTATCACGAAGCTGGCCATACGCTGACCGCTTGGCACTTGGACGGTGCAAATATCGTTCACAAAGTGACGATCATTCCCCGCGGACGAGCCCTCGGCGTCACGCAGTATGTCCCGGCAGAAGATCGCCTGAGTATTTCCAAACGGGAACTCGATCATCAGTTGATCGTTTTGCTTGGCGGACGTGCTGCTGAAAAAATTGTTTACGACGAACAGACTGTCGGTGCCGAAAACGATCTCGAACGGGCGACCAATATTGCCCGCCGGATGGTGACGCACTGGGGAATGAGCGATCGACTGGGACCGGTCAGCTATAAAACCTCCGAAGAGGATCCGTTCTTGGGTCGCGAAATGCACAAGACGCGGCATTTCAGCGAACATACCCAGGAAATGATCGATGAAGAGGTTCACAACATCCTCGCCGCCGCCGATCAAGCGGCCCGTGATCTGTTGACCGAGCACCGAGAAGAACTGGAAAGTATTACTCGAGCGCTTCTCGAACGCGAAGAGCTGAGCGAAGCGGAGTTGACGGAAATTCTTGGACTCTCTATCCAGGTTCGCCAACGTCGTGAAACCGGTAAGGAATCACCGGAAACCGTTCAGGGCCCAGAAAGTGCTTCCGAGCATAGCCCAGGTTCAGCGATTAAACGCGACGATCAAACTGCGGAATGAGTGCTAAGAAAAGCTCTGGCGATGGACGTAAGGTGCGTGCGGAGTTCCGCAAGAAGCACCAAGGCAGAGTCCGCGAAAGTGATTTGACACGGCGCTTCCAACAAGGCGATACCGACGCCTTGGAAGACGCCGTCAAGGAAGAACGTGTCAGTGGAAAAGGTGATCTGACGCGGCACCGGACGATCATGGGCTCCGCTTCAAACCCAGGCGATTCGGCCGGTTTGGCGGTTCACTTGGATGTGGACGCAGCTCAGATCGGTGGCCGAGTCCTCAGCGTGCACGGGCTGCAAAGCCGCGTCCGCGGAGAGGACGGAGTTATCTACGAGTGCACGGTCCGGCAGTTGCTGAAATCGCTGACAACCGATCAGCGTCACGTTGTGGTTGCCGGGGATCATGTTGCGATCCGCGTCGGAGGGCCCAAAACCGGCACGATCGAAAGGATCAAGCCCAGGACCAGTGAACTCTCCCGGACCAGCAAAGGACGGCAGCACGTTATTGTCGCCAATGTCGACTACTTGCTAATCGTTGCCAGTGCGGCGGAACCTGGTCTGAAACCGAATCTGATCGACAGGTTTCTCTTGACCGCGGAACAGTTTCGGATCCAGCCAATCATCTGCATCAACAAGATGGATTTGATCTCTCCTGCGGAATTCCAACCCATTATGGGAGTCTACGCTCAGCTGGGGTACCGCGTTCTGCTTACCTCTGCAGAAACTGGCCAGGGCGTCCCGTTTCTAAAGGCGCTTGTAAAAGACAGCCAGACCGTCGTGGCCGGACAAAGTGGAGTCGGTAAAAGTAGTCTATTAAACGCTTTGGAGCCCGATCTGGCTTTGCGAATCGGCAAGGTGAGTGCAGAGAACAGCAAAGGAAAGCATACCACCACCGCTTCGCAGTTGATCCCGCTGGCCGAAGGGGGATACGTCGTCGACACCCCTGGAATCCGTCAGTTCCAATTGTGGGATATCACCGTGCGAGAAGTAGGCGGGCTGATGCGAGACCTACGTCCTTTTGTGAACGCCTGCCGATACCCCGACTGCATTCATTTCAACGAAGATGAATGTGCCGTCAAAGACGCCGTCGCCGACGGACACATCGATGCCAGACGATACGATGCTTACTGCCAGATCATCGAAGATCTTCAGCCCTAATTTCTAGCGGCACGGCGCAAGCCGTCCGGCCCGTTGGCAACCCCGTGCACTGGCCGGACGGCTCGCGCCGTTCCGCTACTAGAAGGCCCAACATCTTAGCGGCACGGCGCAAGCCGTCCGGCCCGTTGACATCGCCGTGCACTGGCCGGACGGCTCGCGCCGTTCCGCTACTAGAAACCCAAGGTCTTAGCGGCACGGCGCAAGCCGTCCGGCCCGTTGGCATCGCCGTGCACTGGCCGGACGGCTCGCGCCGTTCCGCTACTAGAAACCCAACATCTTAGCGGCACGGCGCAAGCCGTCCGGCCCGTTGGTATCTCCGTGCACTGGCCGGCCGGCTCGCGCCGTTCCGCTACTAGAAGCCCAACATCTTAGCGGCACGGCGCAAGCCGTCCGGCCCGTTGACATCACCGCGCACTGGCCGGACGGCTCGCGCCGTTCCGCTACTAGAAGCCCAACATCTTAGCGGCACGGCGCAAGCCGTCCGGCCCGTCGGCAACCCCGTGCACTGGCCGGACGGCTCGCGCCGTTCCGCTACTAGAACCCCAACATCTTAGCGGCACGGCGCAAGCCGTCCGGCCCGTTTACATCACCGCGCACTGGCCGGACGGCTTGCGCCGTTCCGTTAAGAAAGTCGACGGCATTAGGAGCAAGCGGTCCGGCCTTGCGACCAGCACTCGCACCGCTGCGTCGTTCGATTCCGCTTACTCCGGGATCGCCATTAGCGACACCGAGGTTTGGTAACGCTGCCCATCGCGGACGATCACCAATGGAATTTGAGTCCCCACCGGCGTCAATCCGACGCGAGCCACCAAATGGTCATCGTTTTCTACTGTGTCGGGGCCGAACATGACAATCACGTCCCCTTTACGTAGTTTGGCTTGTTCGGCTGGAGATCCAGGGCGAATTTCTTTGACCAATGCTCCACCTGGAAATTCGATTCCCTTGGCTTCGGCATCCGCAGCCGTATAGTTTGGATCCAGCGTCACGCCCAGGTAAGCTCGCTTCAGTTTTCCGAACCGCACCAACTGGTTGGCAACTCGCATTGCCATGTTGACCGGGATCGCAAAACCGATCCCTTCACTGCCGCCACTGCTACTGGCGATCGCCGTATTCAGGGCAATGATTTCGCCCCGCAGATTCAGCAGCGGGCCGCCACTGTTGCCCGGATTGATCGCAGCATCGGTTTGAAAGAAGTCCTGCAGTTCGATCTTCTCTTCACCGAGGGAGAGGTCGCGTCGCCCTTTTGCACTCAAAATCCCAAAGGTAACCGAGTGGCTAAGTCCAAACGGACTTCCAATTGCCAGAACAAAATCGCCAATTTCAACTTTGGAGCTATCGCCAAGTTTGGCAGCGGACACGTTTGCGTCTTCGATCGCGATTACCGCAATATCGGTGTACGCATCCGATACGACTCGTTGTGCTTTGATCTCGCGACCGTTACTCAATCGCAGTGAGATCCCCTGTGCATCGGCGCCCTTGATGACATGGCGATTGGTAAGGACCCAAAGCGAACCATCGATTTCAACAATGACCCCCGATCCGGCTTCTTCAAACGATTCACGTCGTCCACGCTGTTCTTCGGTCTTGTGGGCTTCGATATGAACAACATTGGGGCGAACCAACGCTGCCACTCGTTTTACCAAGTTCCCCATTCGTTCCAGTGCATCGACCTCGCTTGCCAGTTCCGCATACAACCGTTCCCGTTCAGCGCGTTGTTCACGAGCGGCAGGCGTATCGATTGAGGGAGCCGCCGGGGGCGGCGTCGGCTGACCAAAGACAGGTGGTTGAGCGGTTGCGGTTTGCGATGTCCCGAGAATACAGACGAATCCCAGTACGGTCATCCATGTGGGTAAAAATGTGCGGAGGCGTACGGAGGGCATAAGACGGCTCAAAACACAAGAAAGACGAAAAGGAATCAATGGGAATGATACGCAACGGATCCCGCAACCGTTTTATCGGCACAATCGATCCGTTTTTTCAGAGCAATGATCGAAAGGCGGACGAGCTTCCAGAACTCCCCGCACTGCGCATCCTACCTGTTTTGCCTTGAGGGATTGCTGAAGGCTTTTGTCTTCCTTAAACCTGCCAAGCCAGCACCATCACCATCACGTCTCGAGCGAAGTTCTCCAAGGGCCCAAACCCCACGCCGATCAGTGCGTCTGGAATTTGGCTCAGGCGAGCGAACGTCGCAGTTTGGGAAAACGCTTCTGCAAACGATGCGACTCGCGTCCGATTCGGCTTAACCAATTTTCAAAGGTTGCGAACCGCACGCATCTGGCAACACTGTGGGGCTAGGTTCCGGTTTTTAATTTGCGGTGAAATCCTACAGTTCTGCGCGGCGTTTGACTTTTTCTTTTTCAACCGGAGCTTCCGCAGGGGGGATTGGCTTGGTTGGCTTTGCGGGGCCTGGGATTCCTTTTTCGCGACGTTGATGTTCGGTATCGAGCGTCGCATCGAAAACCAATCGATCTTCGTATTGAGTCAAATTTGCTTGCAGGCCGCGGAACCATGCCAGCATTGGCGCTTGATAGTCCGCAGGGACCTGGGCCGCTGGCAACGCGGTTTTGCTGTCCCA comes from the Roseimaritima multifibrata genome and includes:
- a CDS encoding S1C family serine protease, with translation MPSVRLRTFLPTWMTVLGFVCILGTSQTATAQPPVFGQPTPPPAAPSIDTPAAREQRAERERLYAELASEVDALERMGNLVKRVAALVRPNVVHIEAHKTEEQRGRRESFEEAGSGVIVEIDGSLWVLTNRHVIKGADAQGISLRLSNGREIKAQRVVSDAYTDIAVIAIEDANVSAAKLGDSSKVEIGDFVLAIGSPFGLSHSVTFGILSAKGRRDLSLGEEKIELQDFFQTDAAINPGNSGGPLLNLRGEIIALNTAIASSSGGSEGIGFAIPVNMAMRVANQLVRFGKLKRAYLGVTLDPNYTAADAEAKGIEFPGGALVKEIRPGSPAEQAKLRKGDVIVMFGPDTVENDDHLVARVGLTPVGTQIPLVIVRDGQRYQTSVSLMAIPE
- the ftsH gene encoding ATP-dependent zinc metalloprotease FtsH translates to MENTSEKKKRDGGDEGSGGNRRGNNALLLMLVFATVLGIMYFNRSVQRDSITYSFFQSELDRGNIESVEIGTTYIYGQFKTPPPPEKKPGKSDQDAKSDDGTPTKLRKEFVTNRLPDDGSLTELKAELKEKGVVVDAIPPDNTIEILSFLMIIGLPLAIIGFFIYTLRRSRGDMMGGGFLSGFSKSPAKRFEMSEQAITFKDVAGLEGVKADLQEIVDFLKSPEKFQKLGGRVPKGVLLNGPPGTGKTLLARAVAGEADVPFFSVNGSEFIQMFVGVGASRVRDLFKTAKDASPAIIFIDEIDAVGRQRGAGLGGGHDEREQTLNQILSEMDGFSPSQTVIVVAATNRPDVLDPALLRPGRFDRHVTVGRPTLKGREAIFKVHVRDVPLADDVDLHRLAAGTVGLTGADIRNMVNEAALWAARENKQTVDMADFEYARDKILMGAKREEVLQESEKEKTAYHEAGHTLTAWHLDGANIVHKVTIIPRGRALGVTQYVPAEDRLSISKRELDHQLIVLLGGRAAEKIVYDEQTVGAENDLERATNIARRMVTHWGMSDRLGPVSYKTSEEDPFLGREMHKTRHFSEHTQEMIDEEVHNILAAADQAARDLLTEHREELESITRALLEREELSEAELTEILGLSIQVRQRRETGKESPETVQGPESASEHSPGSAIKRDDQTAE
- the rsgA gene encoding ribosome small subunit-dependent GTPase A; protein product: MSAKKSSGDGRKVRAEFRKKHQGRVRESDLTRRFQQGDTDALEDAVKEERVSGKGDLTRHRTIMGSASNPGDSAGLAVHLDVDAAQIGGRVLSVHGLQSRVRGEDGVIYECTVRQLLKSLTTDQRHVVVAGDHVAIRVGGPKTGTIERIKPRTSELSRTSKGRQHVIVANVDYLLIVASAAEPGLKPNLIDRFLLTAEQFRIQPIICINKMDLISPAEFQPIMGVYAQLGYRVLLTSAETGQGVPFLKALVKDSQTVVAGQSGVGKSSLLNALEPDLALRIGKVSAENSKGKHTTTASQLIPLAEGGYVVDTPGIRQFQLWDITVREVGGLMRDLRPFVNACRYPDCIHFNEDECAVKDAVADGHIDARRYDAYCQIIEDLQP